A window of the Bacteroides thetaiotaomicron VPI-5482 genome harbors these coding sequences:
- a CDS encoding SusC/RagA family TonB-linked outer membrane protein, protein MKTGKSKDHLQRVFLRFLYLIMGSILSLDSVMAQENLKISGQVTDNKGEAIIGASVKVLKTGTGTISDMDGKFTIQVPVGAELEIGYVGYNPKRVKVVNKNFVTVVLEENVVALGDVVVVGYGIQKKESLTGAIGNLKVDDIVKTKAPSLAQAIQGKVAGLRIRQENGEPGKFSSNINVRGFGTPLFVIDGVVRDGSSEFQRLNPEDIESISFLKDATASIYGMNSANGAVIVTTKKGATGKPRITLNANVGITSPTNVPEMANARQYMTMRNEAEINAGRPAYITKDELTKWQQGAPGYESVDLYDAVFNKHATQFQTTLSLEGGTDKVSYYGSFGYATDNSLLKNNALTYDKYTFRSNVSLKITKDLTASINLGGRYDTTNRPWFPFYDIFKSTRVNPPTTSIYANDNPDYYNNFSYVPNPAAMIDADYTGSAKERNKNLQTQFALEYNIPYVKGLKVKGTFIYDYNNYGYKATRKGFKTYTYGEYTGEYTAADANYPALLQDNRRESERVDMQFQTNYNRTFGNHTIGATYVFERREEKANWMNGERKFDFFTIGELDNARESEPEVSGSSEHQAYLSHIGRLTYDYKGKYLAELACRYDGSYRYAPGSRWAFFPSASVGWRISEESFIKDNFKFVDNLKLRFSAGRSGQDAGDPFQYFSGYTLNSGGYVFSQGNYTNGVASPVMINKNLTWIKVNMYNIGIDFSIFNRLIAVEFDIYQRDRSGLLADRYGSLPNTFGSKLPQENLNGDRTRGIEFTLTHTNKIGDFHYSVSGNFNLARTQRRYIESGPYKSSMERWRNQSSNRWGDFIWGYQTDGRFQNFDEINTYPIQNGDNGNSKELPGDYILKDVNGDGVVNDLDKTPLFWSGSPLIHYGFNVEASWKNFDFYALFQGSALYTVQFDEVYAKMLCFKGGNTPEYFYDRWHLSDPYDANSEWIPGEWPAIRLEQDMGSFYTRDSQIWRKNASYLRLKTIEIGYTFSPRLMHKLGIGSLRIYANGNNLFTVCDPFVKAFDPEKIEGDYSAGLNYPLNKSFNFGLTLNF, encoded by the coding sequence ATGAAAACAGGAAAGAGCAAAGATCATTTGCAAAGAGTTTTTTTAAGGTTCCTTTATTTGATAATGGGGAGCATCCTTTCTTTGGATTCTGTTATGGCGCAGGAAAACCTGAAAATTTCCGGGCAGGTGACAGACAATAAAGGAGAAGCCATTATCGGAGCCTCAGTGAAAGTTCTGAAAACGGGTACGGGGACTATTTCGGATATGGATGGTAAGTTTACTATTCAGGTTCCTGTGGGAGCTGAACTGGAGATAGGATATGTCGGCTATAATCCGAAGAGAGTGAAAGTGGTGAATAAAAACTTCGTAACGGTAGTCCTTGAGGAGAATGTGGTAGCATTGGGCGATGTAGTTGTTGTCGGATATGGCATTCAGAAAAAGGAAAGTCTGACAGGAGCTATCGGAAACCTGAAAGTAGATGATATCGTAAAGACCAAGGCACCTAGTTTGGCACAGGCTATTCAAGGAAAGGTAGCCGGTCTGCGGATCAGACAGGAGAATGGAGAGCCGGGTAAGTTCAGTTCCAATATCAATGTCCGTGGCTTCGGAACTCCTTTGTTTGTGATTGACGGAGTGGTGAGAGACGGTTCCAGCGAATTTCAACGGTTGAATCCGGAAGATATTGAAAGCATATCTTTTCTGAAAGATGCTACTGCCTCTATCTATGGTATGAATTCGGCGAATGGTGCCGTGATTGTTACCACCAAGAAAGGGGCTACAGGCAAACCGCGTATTACGTTGAACGCCAATGTCGGCATTACTTCTCCTACCAATGTGCCGGAGATGGCCAACGCCAGACAATATATGACCATGCGAAATGAGGCGGAAATCAATGCAGGCAGACCGGCTTATATCACAAAGGACGAATTGACCAAATGGCAGCAAGGTGCTCCCGGTTATGAGAGTGTAGACTTGTATGATGCCGTTTTCAATAAGCACGCCACACAGTTCCAGACGACTCTGTCCCTGGAAGGTGGTACCGACAAAGTAAGTTATTACGGTAGTTTCGGTTATGCCACCGATAACAGCTTGTTGAAGAATAACGCATTGACTTATGATAAATATACATTCCGTTCCAATGTCAGTCTGAAGATTACCAAAGACCTGACAGCCAGTATCAATCTTGGCGGACGTTATGATACCACCAACCGTCCCTGGTTTCCTTTCTATGATATATTTAAGAGTACGCGTGTAAATCCGCCGACTACTTCTATCTATGCCAATGACAATCCGGATTATTATAATAACTTCTCTTATGTTCCTAATCCGGCAGCTATGATCGATGCCGATTATACCGGCAGCGCTAAAGAGCGGAATAAGAACTTGCAGACACAGTTTGCATTAGAGTATAATATTCCTTATGTAAAGGGGCTGAAGGTGAAAGGTACTTTTATCTACGATTACAATAACTACGGATATAAGGCTACGCGGAAAGGTTTTAAGACATATACCTATGGCGAATATACGGGCGAGTATACAGCGGCAGATGCCAACTATCCGGCTTTGCTTCAGGATAATCGCAGAGAATCGGAACGGGTGGATATGCAGTTTCAGACAAACTATAACAGAACGTTCGGCAACCATACCATCGGAGCTACTTATGTCTTCGAAAGACGCGAAGAGAAAGCAAACTGGATGAATGGTGAGCGCAAGTTTGACTTTTTCACAATCGGTGAACTGGACAATGCACGCGAATCTGAACCAGAAGTATCCGGTTCCTCGGAACACCAGGCTTATCTTTCTCATATCGGGCGTCTGACCTATGATTATAAAGGCAAATATCTGGCAGAGCTTGCTTGCAGATACGACGGTTCTTATCGATATGCTCCGGGCAGCAGATGGGCATTCTTTCCGTCCGCTTCCGTAGGATGGAGAATTTCGGAAGAGAGCTTTATCAAAGACAACTTCAAGTTTGTCGATAATCTGAAACTTCGTTTCTCTGCCGGTCGTTCGGGGCAAGATGCCGGTGATCCGTTCCAATACTTCTCCGGTTACACGTTGAACAGTGGCGGATATGTATTCAGCCAGGGAAATTATACCAATGGAGTAGCTTCTCCTGTGATGATCAATAAGAATCTGACCTGGATTAAAGTGAATATGTATAATATTGGTATTGACTTTTCAATCTTTAACCGGCTGATCGCAGTAGAGTTTGATATTTATCAGCGTGACCGCAGCGGCCTGTTGGCCGACCGTTACGGTTCTCTTCCCAATACGTTCGGTTCCAAGTTGCCACAGGAAAACCTGAACGGCGACCGTACGAGGGGTATTGAATTTACATTGACTCATACCAACAAAATCGGTGATTTCCACTACAGTGTATCCGGTAACTTTAACTTGGCGCGTACCCAACGCCGTTATATAGAGAGCGGTCCTTACAAGAGCAGTATGGAAAGATGGAGAAACCAGTCATCCAACCGCTGGGGAGATTTTATCTGGGGGTATCAGACGGACGGACGTTTCCAGAACTTTGACGAGATTAATACATATCCGATTCAGAATGGGGATAACGGAAATTCCAAGGAACTTCCCGGTGACTACATCCTGAAAGACGTAAACGGTGACGGAGTGGTGAATGATCTGGACAAGACCCCTTTATTCTGGTCCGGCAGCCCGTTGATTCACTATGGTTTCAATGTGGAAGCATCCTGGAAGAACTTCGACTTCTATGCTCTTTTTCAAGGTTCTGCCCTGTACACGGTGCAGTTTGACGAGGTATACGCAAAGATGCTCTGTTTCAAGGGTGGCAATACCCCCGAATACTTCTACGACCGTTGGCATCTGTCCGACCCGTATGATGCGAACAGTGAATGGATACCGGGAGAATGGCCGGCCATCCGTCTGGAGCAGGACATGGGATCGTTCTATACGAGGGATTCGCAGATATGGCGTAAGAACGCTTCTTATCTGAGACTGAAAACAATTGAGATCGGCTACACCTTCAGTCCCCGACTGATGCATAAACTGGGTATCGGTAGTTTAAGAATCTATGCGAACGGAAATAACCTGTTTACTGTCTGTGACCCGTTTGTAAAGGCATTCGATCCGGAAAAGATTGAAGGAGACTATAGTGCCGGCTTGAATTATCCTCTGAATAAGAGCTTTAACTTTGGATTGACCTTGAACTTTTAA
- a CDS encoding RagB/SusD family nutrient uptake outer membrane protein → MKIYSYLLLGAMFLLGGCSDLLDIDPKNKIPADELFSTPEGVQAHMANLYGRLPIEDFTYSPNRGFNVGVGTDVNNAGFMAAHFCDEAIHPEYNDFGEEWFDYWEDGYKLIRDLNSLLVTIPTLTSITEQQKNEINAETHFLRAYTYFALAKRYGGVPIIKEPQEYNGNIEELRVPRNTEKDTWDFVLEECDQAVSLFGDANENDVLRANKWVALALKSRAALYAASVAKFTHQPYVSFSGPAVDQKLVGIEVISADHYYDECISASQEIMNSGKFGLYKPSPATPEEATTNYQKLFEQPFQCLDGLKEPIFMKAYAANTILAHNYDVWFSPRQMILDPNLYPGRMNPTLDFVDSFEDYTDDGTGTPKPISTRVDGNESDYNGFNLSTRYLSFPIDKPYQAFAGRDARLSAMVLFPGQNFGSTKIIIQGGLVKADGSGYHYRTQASEKGQDGLIYYTYGAEKSTEYSGFDPTLGHYTRSGFLFKKFLQIESPVEQAWSKGTQPWIDFRYGEILLNYAEAVIEKTTSTSAEKQAAQDALNAVRKRAAHKDDIALTQANVRKERFVELAFENKRRWDLSRWRTFHKEFENRVRKGLVPFLDLRTNPAHYVFVRVNPLGIESKTFDYSWYYKSIPGTGANGLVQNP, encoded by the coding sequence ATGAAAATATATAGTTATTTATTATTGGGAGCTATGTTCCTGCTGGGCGGATGTAGCGATTTGCTTGATATCGATCCGAAGAATAAAATTCCGGCGGATGAATTGTTCTCTACTCCGGAAGGAGTACAGGCACATATGGCCAATCTGTACGGTCGTTTGCCTATCGAAGATTTTACCTATTCACCGAATCGCGGCTTCAATGTGGGAGTCGGTACGGATGTGAATAATGCCGGTTTTATGGCTGCTCATTTCTGTGATGAGGCTATCCATCCGGAGTACAATGACTTTGGAGAAGAGTGGTTCGATTATTGGGAAGACGGTTATAAACTCATTCGTGATTTAAACAGTCTGTTGGTTACTATTCCTACATTGACCAGTATTACCGAACAGCAAAAGAATGAGATCAATGCGGAAACTCATTTCCTGAGAGCTTATACCTATTTTGCCTTAGCCAAAAGATACGGTGGGGTACCTATCATTAAAGAACCGCAGGAGTATAACGGTAATATCGAAGAACTGCGTGTCCCCAGAAATACGGAGAAAGATACTTGGGACTTTGTCTTGGAAGAATGTGACCAGGCAGTATCGCTTTTTGGAGATGCGAATGAAAATGATGTGCTGAGAGCGAACAAATGGGTAGCATTGGCACTGAAGTCAAGAGCAGCTCTGTATGCAGCTTCCGTTGCCAAGTTTACTCATCAGCCTTATGTCTCTTTCTCTGGTCCGGCTGTTGACCAGAAGCTGGTAGGTATAGAAGTTATATCGGCTGATCATTATTATGATGAATGTATATCAGCTTCACAGGAAATCATGAATAGTGGTAAGTTCGGTCTTTACAAACCTTCCCCCGCTACTCCGGAAGAAGCGACAACCAACTATCAAAAGTTATTTGAACAACCTTTCCAATGTCTGGACGGATTGAAAGAGCCTATCTTCATGAAGGCCTATGCTGCAAATACCATTCTGGCACATAACTATGATGTCTGGTTCAGCCCCCGTCAGATGATCCTCGACCCGAATCTCTATCCCGGTCGTATGAATCCGACACTGGATTTTGTCGACTCTTTCGAAGATTATACGGATGACGGAACCGGAACACCCAAGCCGATCAGCACTCGTGTGGATGGAAATGAAAGTGATTATAATGGATTTAACTTATCCACCCGATACCTGTCTTTCCCGATAGATAAACCTTACCAGGCATTTGCCGGTCGTGATGCCCGTTTGAGTGCCATGGTGTTATTCCCGGGACAGAACTTCGGAAGTACGAAGATCATTATCCAGGGTGGTCTGGTGAAAGCTGACGGTTCCGGTTATCATTATAGGACTCAGGCTTCGGAGAAGGGACAGGATGGTCTGATCTATTATACTTACGGAGCGGAGAAAAGCACGGAATATTCAGGATTCGATCCGACTTTGGGACATTATACCCGCAGCGGATTCCTGTTTAAGAAGTTCTTGCAGATAGAAAGTCCGGTTGAGCAGGCATGGAGTAAAGGTACACAGCCTTGGATCGATTTCCGTTATGGGGAAATTCTTCTCAACTATGCAGAAGCTGTTATCGAAAAGACAACCTCTACTTCTGCTGAAAAACAGGCTGCACAAGACGCTTTGAATGCGGTCCGCAAAAGAGCGGCTCACAAAGATGACATTGCATTGACTCAGGCGAATGTTCGCAAAGAACGTTTTGTCGAGCTGGCATTTGAAAACAAACGCAGATGGGATTTGTCGCGCTGGAGAACTTTCCATAAGGAATTTGAAAACCGGGTGAGAAAGGGACTTGTACCTTTCCTTGACCTGCGGACAAATCCTGCGCATTATGTATTTGTACGTGTCAATCCGTTGGGCATTGAATCAAAGACCTTTGATTATAGCTGGTATTATAAGAGTATTCCGGGTACGGGGGCTAATGGTCTGGTACAGAATCCTTAA
- a CDS encoding DUF3823 domain-containing protein, producing MKKLLFLLCVVVAGSMFYSCEKDNLEGPDAIFAGELRDRKTGELIQQEISDGSRVYFIEQGWGDNPPVQNMVVKKDGTFYNGMIFSGDYKIILNRGNYVPLDTLDMKIKPGKNYQVFEVNPYLRIIEPEISVIGRKVVAKFKLEQVTSNEVYRISLFAHSHIDVSNKLNIVNRTEELNRSITDGEAFELSINLEDYTSTLVPGKSYYFRIGAQSHGSETKYNYSASVQLDI from the coding sequence ATGAAAAAGCTTCTATTTTTATTATGCGTTGTAGTAGCAGGCAGTATGTTTTACTCTTGTGAAAAAGATAATCTCGAAGGGCCGGATGCAATCTTTGCCGGCGAACTGAGAGACCGGAAGACCGGAGAACTCATTCAACAGGAGATATCGGACGGTTCCCGCGTTTATTTCATCGAACAGGGGTGGGGAGATAATCCTCCTGTTCAGAATATGGTCGTTAAAAAAGACGGAACGTTTTATAACGGTATGATTTTCTCCGGTGACTATAAAATCATCCTGAATCGTGGGAACTACGTTCCTTTGGATACTCTGGATATGAAAATAAAGCCGGGAAAGAATTATCAGGTCTTCGAAGTGAATCCTTATCTGCGGATCATTGAACCGGAAATATCTGTGATCGGAAGAAAGGTAGTGGCGAAATTCAAACTGGAGCAGGTGACCAGTAACGAGGTCTATCGTATTTCGTTGTTTGCACACTCTCACATCGATGTATCCAACAAACTGAATATTGTCAACCGGACAGAAGAACTAAACCGTTCCATTACTGATGGTGAGGCTTTCGAATTGTCTATCAATCTGGAAGACTACACTTCCACGCTGGTTCCGGGCAAGAGTTATTATTTCCGGATCGGTGCACAGTCTCACGGAAGTGAGACAAAGTACAATTATTCGGCATCTGTACAGTTGGATATTTAG
- a CDS encoding GxGYxYP domain-containing protein — translation MRKYLQLVFLAVSVFCSEILLAESRDPVRILDLRTLNELDLKEQEKAEQLWDIMHTTATLQGIVNRNSPRLYIRYVKNGQGENVDDYWWNKYRQAGQWLAGRDTIAYTELSDVVTVFRKEIRGVVVYDSKVASTSNIASSVAGIENLIAVRYDISPNSLYTRLVLQGPKLAVKCWLVNKDGSSLFTGKGRIAGTGQPSTGSLKIDPYVWFIEKYLKKGLCNTEYAAYYIDQFWRTDPTRTVTNHHQLTNHDFFVSKKAFFFDLSPWGDEPATDDPTQEEGLDLQILKTFLQEAYKQNKGEKFCYIGGFPSWIYKYTQHAGGKHEDVATEWEFSRIISAYNAFKDADAIGLGALANSSFWQHFPLQEKYPQKWVTHQELMDRGYLNRDGTINFQGRNFILFYVGDYDSSSWIAQTTPFLWDEPSRGEVPLMWSVSPVLAERVPMVMHNYRVTATPNDYFAAADNGAGYLMPGMLQEPRSVSGLKSGLSAWAKHCSKYYQKWGLTITGFVIDGEAPGLDSDGLDCYASFSPNGIVPQKMPLTLLHNDMPVIRADYDIVDHDYRRATDVIVERVEKRPVPFHWFRAILKSPSWYKGICDELKQRHTNIELLDAPTFFELYRIYLKQHPDAAAGKITMN, via the coding sequence ATGAGAAAGTATTTACAGTTGGTATTCCTTGCGGTCTCTGTCTTTTGTTCAGAGATATTGTTGGCAGAATCTCGTGATCCGGTCCGGATACTGGATTTGAGAACGCTCAATGAACTTGATCTGAAAGAACAGGAGAAGGCGGAGCAACTATGGGACATTATGCATACGACAGCTACCTTGCAAGGCATTGTGAATCGGAATAGTCCGAGATTGTACATTCGCTATGTCAAGAACGGGCAGGGAGAGAATGTCGATGATTATTGGTGGAATAAATACCGTCAGGCAGGACAGTGGCTGGCGGGACGTGATACGATAGCTTACACGGAACTGTCGGATGTCGTGACCGTTTTCAGAAAAGAAATACGCGGAGTGGTTGTTTATGACTCAAAAGTAGCATCTACCAGTAATATTGCTTCATCTGTGGCAGGAATCGAGAATCTGATAGCTGTGCGCTATGACATATCTCCCAATAGTCTCTATACCCGTTTGGTACTGCAAGGACCGAAGCTGGCTGTGAAATGCTGGCTGGTGAACAAAGATGGTTCTTCTCTTTTCACGGGCAAAGGAAGGATTGCCGGAACCGGTCAACCTTCGACAGGATCTCTGAAAATCGATCCCTATGTATGGTTTATAGAGAAATACCTGAAGAAAGGGTTATGCAATACGGAGTACGCCGCTTATTACATCGACCAGTTCTGGCGTACCGATCCTACCCGGACGGTAACGAACCATCACCAATTGACCAATCATGACTTTTTTGTCAGCAAGAAAGCTTTTTTCTTTGACCTTTCTCCTTGGGGAGACGAGCCGGCAACGGATGATCCGACACAAGAAGAAGGACTGGACTTGCAGATACTGAAAACTTTTCTGCAAGAAGCCTATAAGCAAAATAAAGGAGAGAAATTCTGCTATATCGGAGGTTTCCCGAGCTGGATTTATAAATATACGCAGCATGCTGGAGGAAAGCATGAAGATGTAGCTACCGAGTGGGAATTTTCCCGTATTATCAGTGCTTATAATGCCTTTAAGGATGCCGATGCCATCGGACTGGGAGCATTGGCTAACTCCTCCTTCTGGCAACATTTTCCTCTTCAGGAAAAGTATCCCCAAAAGTGGGTGACACATCAGGAACTGATGGACAGAGGCTATCTGAACCGTGACGGAACAATCAACTTTCAGGGACGGAACTTTATCCTCTTCTATGTAGGCGATTATGATTCCTCCTCCTGGATTGCTCAGACTACCCCTTTCCTGTGGGACGAACCTAGCCGGGGAGAAGTGCCTTTGATGTGGTCTGTCAGTCCTGTACTTGCAGAACGCGTTCCGATGGTGATGCATAATTATCGGGTGACGGCTACTCCGAATGATTATTTTGCCGCTGCTGACAATGGTGCCGGATATTTAATGCCGGGTATGTTGCAAGAGCCTCGCTCGGTGTCCGGATTGAAAAGCGGATTGAGTGCATGGGCAAAGCATTGCAGCAAATATTATCAGAAGTGGGGATTGACCATTACAGGATTTGTGATTGACGGCGAAGCCCCCGGACTGGATTCAGACGGATTGGACTGTTACGCATCGTTCAGTCCGAATGGAATAGTTCCGCAGAAGATGCCTTTGACATTGCTGCACAATGATATGCCGGTGATCCGGGCAGATTATGATATTGTAGATCATGATTACCGCAGGGCAACGGATGTGATTGTGGAAAGAGTGGAGAAACGTCCGGTTCCTTTCCATTGGTTCAGAGCCATATTGAAGTCACCTTCCTGGTATAAAGGGATTTGTGATGAGTTGAAACAGCGGCATACGAATATTGAATTGCTGGATGCACCGACATTTTTTGAACTCTATCGTATCTATCTGAAGCAGCATCCGGATGCTGCTGCCGGAAAGATAACGATGAACTAA
- a CDS encoding GH92 family glycosyl hydrolase, which translates to MMMNRLNIKRTVGSCLMAMAFFSCTHTDQTPTKDFVDYVNPYIGNISHLLVPTYPTVHLPNSMLRVYPERGDYTSDRVNGLPVVVTSHRGSSAFNLSPVQGEVSRPIVSYSYDLENITPYSYSVYLDEADIQVEYAPSHQAGIYHISFGTEGDNALVVNTKNGKLVAEEKGVSGYQVIDNTPTKIYLYLETSQLPLRKGVLADGKVDMESKEGSAIALYYGSEKNLNLRYGISFISAEQAKKNLQRDITTYDVKAVADAGRRIWNKTLGKIVIEGGSEDEKEIFYTSLYRTYERMINLSEDGKYYSAFDGKIHEDGGVPFYTDDWIWDTYRATHPLRILIEPQKELDMIRSYIRMAEQSDRRWMPTFPEVTGDSHRMNGNHAVAVIWDAYCKGLKDFDLEAAYEACKGAITEKTLLPWLRCPLTELDKFYQEKGFFPALNPGEEETCKAVHSFERRQAVAVMLGNCYDNWCLAQIARTLNKTDDYKKFMRMSYTYRNVYNAETGFFHPKNKDGKFIEPFDYRYSGGQGARGYYGENNGWIYRWDVQHNPADLIALMGGQASFIERLNQTFNEPLGRSKFDFYHQLPDHTGNVGQFSMANEPCLHIPYLYNYAGQPWMTQKRIRVLLNQWFRNDLMGVPGDEDGGGMTAFVVFSMMGFYPVTPGSPTYNIGSPVFQSAKMEVGDGHYFEIIAENYAPDHKYIQSATLNGTPWNKPWFSHADIQNGGRLVLQMGDKPNKKWGIASDAVPPSSESLPE; encoded by the coding sequence ATGATGATGAACAGATTGAATATAAAAAGAACAGTCGGCTCCTGTTTGATGGCGATGGCGTTTTTTTCGTGTACCCATACGGATCAGACGCCCACGAAAGACTTTGTCGATTATGTAAATCCATATATCGGCAATATCAGCCATCTGCTGGTGCCTACTTACCCAACCGTACATCTGCCGAACTCGATGCTCAGGGTCTATCCGGAAAGGGGAGACTATACATCGGACAGGGTAAACGGCCTTCCGGTCGTGGTGACCAGTCATAGAGGCAGCTCGGCTTTTAACCTGAGTCCGGTGCAGGGAGAGGTATCCCGACCGATTGTATCTTACTCCTATGATTTGGAGAATATTACCCCCTATAGTTATTCCGTATACCTGGATGAGGCTGATATACAGGTTGAGTATGCCCCTTCACATCAGGCTGGTATTTATCATATCAGTTTTGGGACGGAAGGTGATAATGCTCTGGTGGTGAATACGAAGAACGGAAAGCTGGTCGCTGAAGAAAAAGGAGTCAGTGGCTATCAGGTTATTGACAACACTCCTACCAAAATCTATCTGTATCTCGAAACCAGTCAACTACCTTTACGCAAAGGGGTACTGGCAGATGGAAAAGTTGATATGGAAAGTAAGGAAGGCAGTGCCATCGCTTTGTATTATGGAAGCGAGAAGAACCTGAATCTACGTTACGGAATTTCCTTTATCAGTGCCGAGCAGGCAAAGAAGAATCTGCAACGTGACATCACCACCTATGATGTAAAGGCGGTGGCGGATGCCGGACGCAGGATATGGAACAAGACATTGGGCAAGATTGTGATAGAAGGCGGTTCGGAAGACGAAAAAGAAATCTTCTACACTTCCCTTTATCGTACCTACGAACGCATGATCAATCTTTCGGAGGACGGGAAATATTACAGTGCTTTCGATGGCAAGATTCATGAAGATGGCGGAGTACCTTTTTATACAGATGACTGGATATGGGATACTTACCGGGCTACACATCCGTTGCGTATCTTGATAGAACCGCAGAAGGAACTCGATATGATTCGTTCATATATACGGATGGCAGAACAGTCGGACAGAAGATGGATGCCTACCTTCCCCGAGGTGACCGGAGACAGTCACCGGATGAATGGCAATCATGCAGTGGCAGTTATCTGGGATGCTTATTGCAAAGGATTGAAAGACTTTGATCTGGAGGCTGCTTATGAAGCCTGCAAAGGAGCGATTACAGAAAAAACGTTGTTGCCCTGGCTGAGATGTCCGTTGACGGAGCTCGATAAGTTCTATCAGGAAAAAGGATTTTTCCCTGCACTGAACCCTGGCGAAGAAGAAACTTGCAAGGCTGTTCATTCGTTCGAGAGACGACAAGCGGTTGCGGTTATGTTGGGTAACTGTTACGATAATTGGTGTCTGGCACAGATAGCCAGAACATTAAACAAGACCGATGACTATAAGAAGTTTATGAGGATGTCTTATACGTACCGGAATGTTTATAATGCGGAAACGGGTTTCTTTCATCCCAAGAACAAGGACGGAAAGTTTATCGAACCGTTTGACTATCGATATTCGGGAGGACAGGGGGCACGTGGCTATTATGGTGAAAACAACGGTTGGATCTATCGTTGGGATGTGCAGCACAATCCGGCGGATTTGATTGCCTTGATGGGTGGACAGGCTTCATTTATCGAGAGATTGAATCAGACATTCAATGAACCGTTGGGGCGGAGCAAGTTTGATTTCTATCATCAGTTGCCGGACCATACCGGTAATGTCGGCCAGTTCTCTATGGCAAATGAACCTTGTCTGCATATTCCTTATTTGTATAACTATGCCGGTCAGCCGTGGATGACACAAAAAAGGATTCGCGTTTTGCTGAACCAGTGGTTCCGTAATGACTTGATGGGCGTTCCCGGTGATGAAGACGGAGGTGGAATGACTGCATTTGTGGTATTCTCCATGATGGGCTTTTATCCGGTAACTCCCGGTTCTCCAACTTATAATATCGGCAGTCCGGTATTCCAATCCGCAAAGATGGAGGTAGGTGACGGACATTATTTTGAGATCATAGCGGAGAATTATGCGCCGGACCATAAGTACATCCAGTCGGCTACCTTGAATGGAACGCCGTGGAATAAGCCGTGGTTCAGCCATGCGGATATTCAAAACGGCGGACGTCTGGTTTTGCAGATGGGAGATAAGCCCAATAAGAAGTGGGGGATAGCTTCGGATGCCGTGCCGCCCTCTTCAGAGAGTTTGCCGGAATAA